The genomic region CCGTGCGGCTGCACCGGAACATGTCGAGCAAAGAGGCCCGGGGCATCGCAATCGAGATGCTGCGCCTGGTGCGCATCCCCGAGCCGGCTCGGCGCGCGCGGGAATATCCGCATCAGCTGTCCGGCGGCATGCGCCAGCGCGCCATGATCGCGATGGCGCTGGCGTGCCGGCCGGTGCTGCTGATCGCGGACGAGCCCACGACCGCGCTCGACGTCACGATCCAGGCGCAGATTCTGGCGCTGATCCTAGACCTTCAGAAAGAGCTCGGCACCGGGCTCGTGCTGATCACGCATGATCTCGGCGTCGTCGCGCAGACCGCGCAACGCGTCATCGTGATGTATGCGGGACGCAAGGTCGAGGAAGCGAGCGTCGAGGCGCTGTTCGCCGCGCCAAAGCACCCCTACACGCGCGGATTGATGGCCTCGATCCCGGCGGTGCCGGCGCCCGGCGTTGCCGCGCCGGCACGGTTGAACGAAATTCCCGGCACCGTGCCGTCGCTGGTGGGGCTGCCCAAAGGTTGCGCGTTCGCGCCACGCTGCAAGCTCGCGATCAAGCGCTGCGAGGCCGAATATCCGCCGCTCATCGATTGGGGCGGCGGCCATCTCGCCGCATGCTGGCGGGCGGCCGAGGTTGCGGAGGTGGCATGACCGAGGCACTGCTCGAAGTCACCGAACTCAAGAAGCACTATCCGGTGCGCGCCGGCGTGTTGCGCCGACAAATCGGCACAGTGCATGCGGTCGACGGCGTCTCGTTTTCGGTTGGGGTCGGGGAGACGCTGGGCCTTGTCGGCGAATCCGGCTGCGGCAAGTCGACGGTGGCGCGCAGCGTGCTGCGGCTGGTCGAGCCGACCTCGGGCCAGATTCGCCTCGAAGGCGAGGACATCACGCATCTCTCCAAGTCCGCGCTGCGGCCACACCGTCGTTCGATGCAGATCGTATTCCAGGATCCTTTCGCCTCGCTCAACCCGCGCATGACTGCCGGAGACATCGTGGGCGAGCCGCTGTTCGTGCACGGGCTCGCGACCGGCAAAGCGCTGGAGGCACGTACCGCACAGCTGTTCGAGCAGGTTGGCTTGCGGCCCGACCAGATGCGCAACTTCCCGCATCAATTCTCCGGCGGCCAGCGCCAGCGCATCTGCATCGCCCGCGCGCTGGCGCTCGGGCCCCGCCTGATCGTCTGCGACGAGCCGGTCTCCGCGCTCGATGTCTCGATCCAGGCGCAGGTGATCAATCTCCTGATCGATCTGCAACGGCAGCACGGCTTCTCCTACCTCTTCATCGCGCATGACCTCGCCGTGGTCGCCCATATCAGTCACCGCGTCGCCGTGATGTATCTCGGCCGCATCGTCGAGATCGCGGACAAGGACGAGCTGTTCCGCAATCCGCGCCATCCCTACACGCAGGCCCTGCTCGCCTCGGTACCGATCGCCAACCCGCTCGCCAAAAAGCTCGTGCCGCTGGTCGACGGCGACGTGCCAAGCCCGGTCAATCCGCCGCCGGGGTGTGCGTTTCACACCCGCTGCCGGTATGCGATGGAGCGATGCAGGACGGAACGACCGGCGTTGGTGGACGCGGGGGACGGGCACCAGGTGGCGTGCTTGCTCAATGGCGGAACGGGGCGGAGCCAGTAGCTCCGCTGTCGTCCCGGCCTTCGCCGGGGCGACGAGTTGAGCTTGCCGCCCTACTCAGCCCCGATCTCCGCCACGATCCGGCCCGTTGTCACCTGCTCGCCCTCGGCGACGTCGATCGCGGCGACGACGCCGTCGATGCCGGCCTTGTGGACATGCTCCATCTTCATCGCTTCCAGCGTCATCACCGGCTGGCCGGCAGTGACGCGGTCGCCCGGCTTGACCAGGACGGCAACGACGCGGCCGTTCATGGCAGCGCGAACCTTGC from Bradyrhizobium lupini harbors:
- a CDS encoding ABC transporter ATP-binding protein, yielding MTEALLEVTELKKHYPVRAGVLRRQIGTVHAVDGVSFSVGVGETLGLVGESGCGKSTVARSVLRLVEPTSGQIRLEGEDITHLSKSALRPHRRSMQIVFQDPFASLNPRMTAGDIVGEPLFVHGLATGKALEARTAQLFEQVGLRPDQMRNFPHQFSGGQRQRICIARALALGPRLIVCDEPVSALDVSIQAQVINLLIDLQRQHGFSYLFIAHDLAVVAHISHRVAVMYLGRIVEIADKDELFRNPRHPYTQALLASVPIANPLAKKLVPLVDGDVPSPVNPPPGCAFHTRCRYAMERCRTERPALVDAGDGHQVACLLNGGTGRSQ
- a CDS encoding ABC transporter ATP-binding protein — encoded protein: MAENSDLVIEVKNLKTVFFTNSGLFKAVDDVSFTVKRGETLAIVGESGCGKSVTALSLMRLVPDPPGRIVGGSVTLEGTDLLTLDEAEMRAVRGNRISMIFQEPMTSLNPVMRIGDQIVEAVRLHRNMSSKEARGIAIEMLRLVRIPEPARRAREYPHQLSGGMRQRAMIAMALACRPVLLIADEPTTALDVTIQAQILALILDLQKELGTGLVLITHDLGVVAQTAQRVIVMYAGRKVEEASVEALFAAPKHPYTRGLMASIPAVPAPGVAAPARLNEIPGTVPSLVGLPKGCAFAPRCKLAIKRCEAEYPPLIDWGGGHLAACWRAAEVAEVA